One genomic region from Bufo bufo chromosome 3, aBufBuf1.1, whole genome shotgun sequence encodes:
- the CEP57 gene encoding centrosomal protein of 57 kDa isoform X3 — MAAAASFQSRTLHSPLSKGASSKDAFSSTSYTSYPRGDPSDLQCPPSRLPLAYPESNGRAIMSALRNLQEKIRQLELERIKAEDNLRLLSKESTDYKHQLETQTQSTDHVKDDMSRQNRDLSRQLSAAKSRCGLLEKQLEYMKKMVQNAETERNSVLAKQVSLEGDQALEKSNLQAKLEKLDKLEQEYLKLTTMQVLAENKIRDIEQKLREEEHQRKLVQEKAAQLQTGLETNRILLKSLTPPTKQVKIKRRASHGEKADHESCSHTQPHYRLSLGDVPFVAGKSTAPSHSVRANVQHVLHLMKQHHKVFCNDRVVSDQPLEQKESSVRWTDHFVPSSSSYRELSEVLLTLEDEFGQMSFDHQELVKQINEAHSDRLREDLEEELEALVRRMEAKADQITKVRKHQAMLGKLLKESRMKKKASCESSKTIHSGKDQPASKHDPNRTSPGEKSKKSLQLLREMQTLRGSLQRDDVHWE; from the exons TTGCACAGTCCATTATCTAAAGGAGCCAGCAGTAAAGATGCCTTCTCCTCCACGTCTTACACCTCATACCCCAGAGGGGACCCGTCCGACCTGCAGTGCCCTCCCAGCCGGCTGCCACTCGCCTATCCGGAGAGCAACGGCAGAG ctataaTGTCAGCCTTAAGGAACCTCCAGGAGAAGATCCGACAGCTGGAACTAGAGAGGATAAAAGCTGAGGATAACCTCCGACTCCTGTCCAAGGAGTCCACGGACTACAAGCATCAGCTGGAAACACAGACCCAGTCCACGGACCATGTCAAAGATGATATGTCCAGGCAGAACAGAG ATCTCTCCAGACAGTTGTCAGCAGCAAAATCTCGGTGCGGCCTTTTGGAAAAGCAGCTGGAATACATGAAGAAAATGGTGCAAAATGCGGAAACGGAGAGGAATTCTGTTCTGGCCAAACAG GTATCACTCGAAGGAGACCAAGCACTTGAAAAATCTAACTTGCAAGCCAAGCTGGAAAAGTTGGACAAGCTAGAACAAGAATACCTGAAGCTGACCACCATGCAAGTGCTGGCGGAG aataaaaTCCGTGATATAGAGCAGAAGCTGCGAGAAGAGGAACATCAGCGGAAACTAGTCCAAGAGAAGGCCGCTCAG CTGCAGACGGGTCTAGAGACAAATCGCATTCTGCTCAAGTCTTTGACTCCTCCTACAAAGCAGGTGAAGATAAAGAGGCGCGCGTCACACGGAGAGAAG GCCGACCATGAGAGCTGCAGCCATACACAGCCTCACTACAGGCTGAGCCTGGGAGATGTGCCTTTTGTTGCTGGAAAG TCCACCGCTCCCAGTCACTCTGTGCGGGCCAATGTCCAACATGTCCTTCATCTGATGAAGCAGCACCATAAGGTCTTCTGCAATGACCGGGTTGTGAGCGATCAGCCTTTAGAACAGAAAGAGAGCAGTGTCCGGTGGACTGATCATTTTGTGCCGTCCTCTTCATCCTACCGGGAGCTATCGGAGGTTCTGCTCACATTGGAAGATGAGTTTGGGCAGATGAGTTT TGATCACCAGGAATTGGTGAAGCAGATTAATGAAGCACATTCCGACCGTCTCAGGGAAGATCTAGAAGAAGAACTGGAGGCTTTAGTGAGGAGAATGGAGGCAAAAGCTGACCAGATAACTAAAGTACGCAAGCACCAAGCCATG CTTGGGAAATTATTAAAGGAATCAAGGATGAAAAAGAAAGCGTCTTGTGAATCCTCCAAAACCATTCATAGCGGCAAAGACCAACCAGCTTCCAAACATGACCCCAACAGAACGAGTCCGGGGGAGAAGAGCAAGAAGAGTCTACAGCTACTGAGAGAGATGCAGACCCTGCGGGGCTCGCTACAGAGGGACGACGTACACTGGGAGTAA
- the CEP57 gene encoding centrosomal protein of 57 kDa isoform X2 has product MAAAASFQSRTLHSPLSKGASSKDAFSSTSYTSYPRGDPSDLQCPPSRLPLAYPESNGRAIMSALRNLQEKIRQLELERIKAEDNLRLLSKESTDYKHQLETQTQSTDHVKDDMSRQNRDLSRQLSAAKSRCGLLEKQLEYMKKMVQNAETERNSVLAKQVSLEGDQALEKSNLQAKLEKLDKLEQEYLKLTTMQVLAENKIRDIEQKLREEEHQRKLVQEKAAQLQTGLETNRILLKSLTPPTKQVKIKRRASHGEKKADHESCSHTQPHYRLSLGDVPFVAGKSTAPSHSVRANVQHVLHLMKQHHKVFCNDRVVSDQPLEQKESSVRWTDHFVPSSSSYRELSEVLLTLEDEFGQMSFDHQELVKQINEAHSDRLREDLEEELEALVRRMEAKADQITKVRKHQAMLGKLLKESRMKKKASCESSKTIHSGKDQPASKHDPNRTSPGEKSKKSLQLLREMQTLRGSLQRDDVHWE; this is encoded by the exons TTGCACAGTCCATTATCTAAAGGAGCCAGCAGTAAAGATGCCTTCTCCTCCACGTCTTACACCTCATACCCCAGAGGGGACCCGTCCGACCTGCAGTGCCCTCCCAGCCGGCTGCCACTCGCCTATCCGGAGAGCAACGGCAGAG ctataaTGTCAGCCTTAAGGAACCTCCAGGAGAAGATCCGACAGCTGGAACTAGAGAGGATAAAAGCTGAGGATAACCTCCGACTCCTGTCCAAGGAGTCCACGGACTACAAGCATCAGCTGGAAACACAGACCCAGTCCACGGACCATGTCAAAGATGATATGTCCAGGCAGAACAGAG ATCTCTCCAGACAGTTGTCAGCAGCAAAATCTCGGTGCGGCCTTTTGGAAAAGCAGCTGGAATACATGAAGAAAATGGTGCAAAATGCGGAAACGGAGAGGAATTCTGTTCTGGCCAAACAG GTATCACTCGAAGGAGACCAAGCACTTGAAAAATCTAACTTGCAAGCCAAGCTGGAAAAGTTGGACAAGCTAGAACAAGAATACCTGAAGCTGACCACCATGCAAGTGCTGGCGGAG aataaaaTCCGTGATATAGAGCAGAAGCTGCGAGAAGAGGAACATCAGCGGAAACTAGTCCAAGAGAAGGCCGCTCAG CTGCAGACGGGTCTAGAGACAAATCGCATTCTGCTCAAGTCTTTGACTCCTCCTACAAAGCAGGTGAAGATAAAGAGGCGCGCGTCACACGGAGAGAAG AAGGCCGACCATGAGAGCTGCAGCCATACACAGCCTCACTACAGGCTGAGCCTGGGAGATGTGCCTTTTGTTGCTGGAAAG TCCACCGCTCCCAGTCACTCTGTGCGGGCCAATGTCCAACATGTCCTTCATCTGATGAAGCAGCACCATAAGGTCTTCTGCAATGACCGGGTTGTGAGCGATCAGCCTTTAGAACAGAAAGAGAGCAGTGTCCGGTGGACTGATCATTTTGTGCCGTCCTCTTCATCCTACCGGGAGCTATCGGAGGTTCTGCTCACATTGGAAGATGAGTTTGGGCAGATGAGTTT TGATCACCAGGAATTGGTGAAGCAGATTAATGAAGCACATTCCGACCGTCTCAGGGAAGATCTAGAAGAAGAACTGGAGGCTTTAGTGAGGAGAATGGAGGCAAAAGCTGACCAGATAACTAAAGTACGCAAGCACCAAGCCATG CTTGGGAAATTATTAAAGGAATCAAGGATGAAAAAGAAAGCGTCTTGTGAATCCTCCAAAACCATTCATAGCGGCAAAGACCAACCAGCTTCCAAACATGACCCCAACAGAACGAGTCCGGGGGAGAAGAGCAAGAAGAGTCTACAGCTACTGAGAGAGATGCAGACCCTGCGGGGCTCGCTACAGAGGGACGACGTACACTGGGAGTAA
- the CEP57 gene encoding centrosomal protein of 57 kDa isoform X1, with the protein MAAAASFQSRTLHSPLSKGASSKDAFSSTSYTSYPRGDPSDLQCPPSRLPLAYPESNGRAIMSALRNLQEKIRQLELERIKAEDNLRLLSKESTDYKHQLETQTQSTDHVKDDMSRQNRDLSRQLSAAKSRCGLLEKQLEYMKKMVQNAETERNSVLAKQVSLEGDQALEKSNLQAKLEKLDKLEQEYLKLTTMQVLAENKIRDIEQKLREEEHQRKLVQEKAAQLQTGLETNRILLKSLTPPTKQVKIKRRASHGEKFQKADHESCSHTQPHYRLSLGDVPFVAGKSTAPSHSVRANVQHVLHLMKQHHKVFCNDRVVSDQPLEQKESSVRWTDHFVPSSSSYRELSEVLLTLEDEFGQMSFDHQELVKQINEAHSDRLREDLEEELEALVRRMEAKADQITKVRKHQAMLGKLLKESRMKKKASCESSKTIHSGKDQPASKHDPNRTSPGEKSKKSLQLLREMQTLRGSLQRDDVHWE; encoded by the exons TTGCACAGTCCATTATCTAAAGGAGCCAGCAGTAAAGATGCCTTCTCCTCCACGTCTTACACCTCATACCCCAGAGGGGACCCGTCCGACCTGCAGTGCCCTCCCAGCCGGCTGCCACTCGCCTATCCGGAGAGCAACGGCAGAG ctataaTGTCAGCCTTAAGGAACCTCCAGGAGAAGATCCGACAGCTGGAACTAGAGAGGATAAAAGCTGAGGATAACCTCCGACTCCTGTCCAAGGAGTCCACGGACTACAAGCATCAGCTGGAAACACAGACCCAGTCCACGGACCATGTCAAAGATGATATGTCCAGGCAGAACAGAG ATCTCTCCAGACAGTTGTCAGCAGCAAAATCTCGGTGCGGCCTTTTGGAAAAGCAGCTGGAATACATGAAGAAAATGGTGCAAAATGCGGAAACGGAGAGGAATTCTGTTCTGGCCAAACAG GTATCACTCGAAGGAGACCAAGCACTTGAAAAATCTAACTTGCAAGCCAAGCTGGAAAAGTTGGACAAGCTAGAACAAGAATACCTGAAGCTGACCACCATGCAAGTGCTGGCGGAG aataaaaTCCGTGATATAGAGCAGAAGCTGCGAGAAGAGGAACATCAGCGGAAACTAGTCCAAGAGAAGGCCGCTCAG CTGCAGACGGGTCTAGAGACAAATCGCATTCTGCTCAAGTCTTTGACTCCTCCTACAAAGCAGGTGAAGATAAAGAGGCGCGCGTCACACGGAGAGAAG TTTCAGAAGGCCGACCATGAGAGCTGCAGCCATACACAGCCTCACTACAGGCTGAGCCTGGGAGATGTGCCTTTTGTTGCTGGAAAG TCCACCGCTCCCAGTCACTCTGTGCGGGCCAATGTCCAACATGTCCTTCATCTGATGAAGCAGCACCATAAGGTCTTCTGCAATGACCGGGTTGTGAGCGATCAGCCTTTAGAACAGAAAGAGAGCAGTGTCCGGTGGACTGATCATTTTGTGCCGTCCTCTTCATCCTACCGGGAGCTATCGGAGGTTCTGCTCACATTGGAAGATGAGTTTGGGCAGATGAGTTT TGATCACCAGGAATTGGTGAAGCAGATTAATGAAGCACATTCCGACCGTCTCAGGGAAGATCTAGAAGAAGAACTGGAGGCTTTAGTGAGGAGAATGGAGGCAAAAGCTGACCAGATAACTAAAGTACGCAAGCACCAAGCCATG CTTGGGAAATTATTAAAGGAATCAAGGATGAAAAAGAAAGCGTCTTGTGAATCCTCCAAAACCATTCATAGCGGCAAAGACCAACCAGCTTCCAAACATGACCCCAACAGAACGAGTCCGGGGGAGAAGAGCAAGAAGAGTCTACAGCTACTGAGAGAGATGCAGACCCTGCGGGGCTCGCTACAGAGGGACGACGTACACTGGGAGTAA